A stretch of the Agelaius phoeniceus isolate bAgePho1 chromosome 1, bAgePho1.hap1, whole genome shotgun sequence genome encodes the following:
- the MSC gene encoding musculin, translated as MSTGSASEAEELPEMDLRALQLEYPPPPAKRQPRGELYPSGDNSSAAEEEEEEEEEEEEDGEGSCAAGPAGSGCKRKRARGGGPGGKKAASGPRGPPPEGKQSQRNAANARERARMRVLSKAFSRLKTSLPWVPPDTKLSKLDTLRLASSYIAHLRQLLQEDRYENGYVHPVNLTWPFVVSGRPDSDTKEVSTASRLCGTTA; from the exons ATGTCCACGGGCTCCGCGAGCGAGGCGGAGGAGCTGCCCGAGATGGACCTGAGGGCGCTACAGCTGGAAtacccgccgccgccggccaAGCGCCAGCCCCGCGGCGAGCTCTACCCCTCGGGGGACAACTCCTCggcggcggaggaggaggaagaggaggaagaagaggaggaagaggacgGCGAGGGCAGctgcgcggcggggccggcgggcaGCGGCTGCAAGAGGAAacgggcgcggggcggcggccccgggggcAAGAAGGCGGCGTCGGGGCCGCGGGGGCCGCCGCCCGAGGGGAAGCAGTCCCAGCGCAACGCGGCCAACGCGCGGGAGCGGGCGCGGATGCGGGTGCTGAGCAAGGCGTTCTCCCGGCTGAAGACGAGCCTGCCCTGGGTGCCGCCCGACACCAAGCTCTCCAAGCTGGACACGCTGCGCCTGGCGTCCAGCTACATCGCCCACCTccggcagctcctgcaggaggacCGCTACGAGAACGGCTACGTCCATCCCGTCAACCTG ACTTGGCCGTTTGTGGTTTCAGGAAGACCTGACTCTGACACCAAAGAAGTTTCTACTGCCAGCAGATTATGTGGAACTACTGCATAG